ACTTGTAAATTGTAGAATTCATTGCAATTGACTAATCTGGAGTTGAGAAAGTCAGAGATAACAATAGCAAGGTCCTCATCCAAAAGGAAATGGCTCACTCTGCTGACCAGGTGCAAATCGTAAAATGCAAACTGGTTACATCATGCCTTCATCTTGGTGAATATTGCACTATTTGCTTTTTAGTGGCTGTGTAGTTCTCCAGGAGAAAAATCCCTCCATTAGACTTAGCTTTAGTATTGATCAAACTATACATTGGGggtacatttttcaaaagagctcagctcccacatttagggccagatttttgagAGCTTAGCTCCCATTCAGCCACTAAATGAAGAGACCAAATTTGCAAATGTAAGGattcagcagctcccactgttcTCAGTAGAAGCTCCTATGTACTGattacttctgaaaatgtggtCCCTTTCGGTGCCTAAATAGCAGCTGTTGGGTGCAGacaacttctgaaaatctgtccctatggttttaaaatagatttagcGTACTCCATGGAGATGATACATAATACAGAGACAGAGAAAAATAATGCTATGATAATAacattacttattatttgtaaGTGAGGTTTCTGCATTTTTAAGGTAATAAAATATGAACCCAACCTGTTTTCTTTTAACTATTTCAGGAGTTGATTACTATGACAAGATTATTGATGACCTGTTGGCAAATGGCATTGTGCCCATGGTAACATTATATCACTTTGATTTACCTCAACATTTAGAAGATAAAGGTGGCTGGAGCTCTGATGCAATCACTGAGGTCTTTGACAACTATGCACAGTTTTGCTTCAGAACATTTGGAGACCGAGTGAAACTGTGGGTCACTATTAATGAGCCTTATGTTGTTGCTAAAGATGGCTATGAAAAAGGCATTGTGGCTCCAGGAATAATGAACCCTGGAATTGGAGCTTATCGGACAGCTCATAACATGATAAAGGCTCATGCTAAAGCCTGGCACAGTTACGATTTGTTATTTAGAAAAAAGCAACAGGGGCTTGTGTCAATAGCTCTGAACTCAGATTGGGCAGAACCCCTACATTCAACTTGTCTGGCAGACCAAGAAGCTACTAAAAGATATATGGCTTTTTGCTTAGACTGGTTTGCTGAACCCATATTTACTAGTGGTGACTATCCAGCCATCATGAAATCACAGATCTCTGTAATGAGTACAAAGCAAGGCTACCTATCATCAAGGCTTCCAGAATTTACTGAGGAAGAAAAGAAGATGATCAAGGGAACTGCTGACTTTTTTGCCCTAAATTATTATACTACTCGCAAAGTAAAGCATCAAGAAAATACATGCAGTGAACCAAGCGTTTCTGGGGACAAAGAAGCTGAACAAATATTGGACCATTCCTGGCCTTTTGCTTCTGGCAGCTCATGGCTGGCTGTAGTTCCCTGGGGTTTACGTAGACTGCTGAAGTATATCAAGGTATGATGTGAGACTCACTGGATCATCCAGATTTTTAGTTAGCTAACCACCACCAAGGAAAAGGATTTGTGCAGTGCAATATGGGTGACTCAGTTATTGGGAGGCACCCACATGCTGTAGCAAAAGGCACCGTGCGTGAGTGTAAACAAGTTAACTTGGgattctttgtttcatttttgcatCATAACTACTGAGAGAGTTGAAgactttggggatttttttgttgCTATTATACTTGATAACTCATATTGACATAAGTTACAATTTGAAATGATACGTGAGTGTTCTATCATCTGTTGAACTTCAGAAATAATCTTTTGGATGCCAGCAGTCAGGTTTTCCTGGCTTGCAACCCATTGCTTACAGTGGGACATGCTGTGACTGCTAGTATCAAAGGGTTAAGGAGCAGTGACAATATGCAGATGCTAATGCAGGAAAGATATTTTTGTATtcttattaaaattaataatacaaaaattaaaataaaattaaaataagtcATGTCTTTGTGGATATTTGCACAGTTTTGCTTTTCCACTGTTAGTCATGAAAGGTCAGCACATGGAAAATTAAGTTAATAGGGTCAATGCAATTTGATGAAAACTAGTTTTGGGTTGTAGCTTAGAGAAGATAGAGGCTAATACACTTGATTTTATGGGTTATCTTACATCTGTTCTGAATAAAACTTCTGCTTTCTTGTTCTAGGATACATATAATAATCCTATAATTTACATCACTGAGAATGGGTTTTCCCAGAGTGACCCTGCTCCTCTTGATGACACTCAGCGTTGGAAGTATTTCAGGCTGACATTACAAGAAATTTTAAAAGGtacatttttaaatgatgaaaGATCAATTGTGCAAACTTAATATAATTTTCCTGTGTGCCTATTTGCATTCAGCAATGGCCATTGATTCTTGAAGCTAAAACTCATGTAAATCAGAGTAAAGTAAGGtgattagaaaaaaatgtttggcagAAAGGAAGGCAGACTATTTAGCAGAAAGGTACCTTTAATCCTACTTGACAATCTTGGAATGgaatcaaattaaaatgtttagcACTGTGTATTTTGGAATTGTACACTTCTGATATCTTTATAAAGCaaaaatggtggattttctattTTCTACTTTTTTATGGCCtgcctggtttaaaaaaaatgcactttcAAAACTGCACATTTTAGGGCCAGCTTTGTTCAATTTCCACAGCACCTGCAACTGGGGGAGAGATCTTTAAAACTGCTCAGCAGCCAGCAACTCTAATTGCAAAGAATGGGAATTGCTGCATGCTggggacttttgaaaatctggcccttagatctAGTATATATTCTTTGTTATAGAATATGATCCTGTTGCATATAGCTAAAGGAAGACTGCATGCAATTAGCTCCATGCAGTGTTTGGAATGTTCACACAGTGAAATTCGCTCTAGTGCAGAGCTAATGAATCATATCAGTTCTGCTTCAGCCCTTaggaggggattttcaaaagtgctcaataTTGGCATAGCTTTGCTCATATTTGTGCCATtattctcctccccactccctgctcactCCATATCCCAATTTGATCTGACCCTCCTGATTCAACAGGACAGGGCTTGGCTTCTGCTGAGACTTCTGGAGAGGTTGTAAAGAGATACACAGTAATAGCACTTAGCTCTCTTacattgtaagctgtttgggtcAGGGCAGTCTTTCActgtgggctcaatcctgcaaagcacTTCGGCCCAGATCCCCAGATATGTAGGTTCCTTACTCCCATTCAGATCAGTGgaaattaggcacccaaatacgTTGAGGATTTGGGTCTAAGCACATGTGTAGTCCATCTTAAATCAATGGTACtactcttaagaacataagaatggctgtactaggtcagaccaaaggtccatctcgcccagtatcctgtcttctgacagtggccaatgccaggtgccccagagggaatgaacaaaacaggtaatcatcaagtgatccatcccctgttgcccattcccagcttctggcaaacagaggctagggacaccatccctacccatcctggttaatagccattgatggacttattctGAATGattttatctggttcttttttgaactctgttatagtcttggccttcacaacatcttctggcaaggagttccacaggttgactgtgcattgtgtgaaaaaatacttccttttgtttgttttaaacctgctgcctattaatttcatttagtaacccctagttcttgtgttataggaaggagtaaataacacttccttatttactttctccatatcagtcatgattgtatagacctctatcatatcatccctttagttgtctcttttccaagctgaaaagtcccagtcttattaatggtTCCtcgtatggaagttgttccatacccctaattatttttgttgtccttttctgaaccttttccaattccaatatatcttttttgagatggggcgaccacatctgcacacagtattcaagatatgggcataccatggatttatatagatggaatatgatattttctgtcttattatctatccctttcttaatgtttctgaacattctgttcacttttttgccattgagtggatgttttcagagaactatccataatgactccatgatctctttcttgagtggtaacagctaatttagaccccatcattttatatgtacaattgggattatgttttccaatgtgcattactttgcatttatcaacattgaatttcatctgccattttgttgcccagtcacccagttttgagagatcttttagTAGCGCTTTGCAGTCTgactgggacttaactatcttgagtagttttgtatcatctgcaaattttgccacctcactgattacccctttttgcagatcatttatgaatatgttaaataggtcTGGGACCAGTACAaacccctggaggacaccactatttacctctctccattctgaaaactgaccatttattcctagcctttgtttcctatcttttaaccagttacccgTTTATGAGAGCACTTTCCCTGTTATCccgtgactgcttactttgcttaagagcctttggtgagggactttgtcaaaggctttctgaaaatctaaatccACTGGatcctcttgtccacatgcttgttgatcccctcaaagaattctagtagattgatgaggcctgatttcactttacaaaaagcatgttgactattccccatgaaattatgttcatctatgtgtctgacagcattgttctttactatagtttcaaccagtttgcccagtactgaa
This sequence is a window from Gopherus evgoodei ecotype Sinaloan lineage chromosome 5, rGopEvg1_v1.p, whole genome shotgun sequence. Protein-coding genes within it:
- the LOC115652523 gene encoding cytosolic beta-glucosidase-like, translated to MKKVICLRQVEEQSVQEVQCQPHRRSRSTNHMASAAAASFAPAPCDWHPEDISFPSGFAWGAATAAYQVEGGWNADGKGPNVWDTFTHQGGDRVFKNQTGDVACGSYTLWEEDLKCIKQLGLTHYRFSLSWSRLLPDGTTGFINQKGVDYYDKIIDDLLANGIVPMVTLYHFDLPQHLEDKGGWSSDAITEVFDNYAQFCFRTFGDRVKLWVTINEPYVVAKDGYEKGIVAPGIMNPGIGAYRTAHNMIKAHAKAWHSYDLLFRKKQQGLVSIALNSDWAEPLHSTCLADQEATKRYMAFCLDWFAEPIFTSGDYPAIMKSQISVMSTKQGYLSSRLPEFTEEEKKMIKGTADFFALNYYTTRKVKHQENTCSEPSVSGDKEAEQILDHSWPFASGSSWLAVVPWGLRRLLKYIKDTYNNPIIYITENGFSQSDPAPLDDTQRWKYFRLTLQEILKAISLDDVHLKGYFVWSLLDNFEWTCGYSCRFGLFHVDFENPALPRVPYRSAIEYAKVISNNGLTKSTEEL